AGTATTCTTAAACCATTAGCTGCACCGCGAGTTAATGGCAATCAGCCTGTGTTAACACCCGCAGCTACCCCCAAACCATTATCTGAATTGCAAATCAGAAATAGCCTCACACCTTCATCGGTAGCTAATACCTCGGAACCCTTAGTGCTACCGAGAGTCAATAAGATTCAGGTCACACCCTCTACTGAATCGGATAAAAAATTAGTAGAACGGTTACGTGAAGTCAAGGAAAACAGAGACAAGTCTAATCCAGAAAAATAATCACTTGCTGGTGATTTGGGATTAATCAGTTGAAAGGGCGGTTATAAACCGCATCTATACACAAAACAAATAAAACCCACTTCCGTGGGTTTCAAATTTTCCTTAGCCTGCTTCCTGTGGTTAAGTTTGTGTAGCCGCGAGTTTTATTCACTTTGGCTCTAAGTTGACAGGTATGAGTATTGCTGTGCCCGTAAGAGCAATCTATATTCCATACAATTGAGAGCTAGCTTACCAGCCTTGTTCTGCATTCTGAAAAACGTAAGCAGCTACATCCAGGATCTCTTCAGCACTTAACTTTCCTTTAAAGGCAGGCATAGCATTTTTACCATTTTGCACTTGGTGGATAATCGCCTCGATTGAGTCACTATTATAATTTTCTAGGTATTTTGACAATGCTTCCTTTTTCAAGGTTTTCTGGCTAATAAGGATATTACCGCCACCTATATGGCAAGAAGCGCAGTTAGCCTCGAAAATTTTAGCACCGTTGGATGTTTCGGCAGCTAGTGCTGGACTAATGAATGTCAATTTGAATAGAGCGATCGCTATCATTAAGATTAATAAAAGTATTCTCAAGAAAATTTCCTCGCAACAAGCCTCCAGCAAGAGTATAAACGTGATTAATCCCTGATTAAGTCAAATTTGATCAAAATTGGCGGTAACGAATTCATCCCTCAATCGCTACAGATTGTTTAGCGTTTTAGGGGACGAGAAGACTCGTTACCGCCATTTATCCATTTTGTGCGTCACTCTAGGAGCGTGGCGTGTTGCTATGAGGTAATTTCACACAGAGAAATCATCTTCTGTCAACG
The Nostoc punctiforme PCC 73102 genome window above contains:
- the petJ gene encoding cytochrome c6 PetJ translates to MRILLLILMIAIALFKLTFISPALAAETSNGAKIFEANCASCHIGGGNILISQKTLKKEALSKYLENYNSDSIEAIIHQVQNGKNAMPAFKGKLSAEEILDVAAYVFQNAEQGW